The following proteins come from a genomic window of Pangasianodon hypophthalmus isolate fPanHyp1 chromosome 24, fPanHyp1.pri, whole genome shotgun sequence:
- the golph3a gene encoding Golgi phosphoprotein 3, producing MSSLTQRSSGLVQRRTEASRSAAAADRDKSAGSEDDEHRRDEQEDDDSGDSKETRLTLMEEVLLLGLKDREGYTSFWNDCISSGLRGCMLIELALRGRLQLEACGMRRKSLLARKVICKSDAPTGDVLLDEALKHIKETQPPETVQSWIELLSGETWNPLKLHYQLRNVRERLAKNLVEKGVLTTEKQNFLLFDMTTHPLTNSNIKQRLIKKVQEAVLDKWVNDPQRMDKRLLALIFLAHSSDVLENAFAPLLDEQYDLAMKRVRQLLDLEPEGESMKSNANELLWAVVAAFTK from the exons ATGAGTTCGTTGACTCAGCGGAGTTCGGGCCTCGTGCAGAGGCGCACCGAGGCCTCGCGTAGCGCCGCCGCCGCCGACAGAGACAAGAGCGCGGGCAGCGAGGACGACGAGCACCGTCGAGACGAACAGGAGGACGACGACAGCGGCGACTCCAAAGAAACCCGACTGACCCTCATGGAGGAAGTGCTGCTTCTGGGCTTGAAAGACCGCGAG GGCTACACTTCTTTCTGGAATGACTGCATATCTTCAGGGCTGCGCGGCTGCATGCTTATTGAGCTCGCCTTACGAGGGAGGCTGCAGCTGGAGGCCTGTGGCATGAGGAGGAAAAGCCTACTCGCCAGAAAG GTCATTTGTAAATCTGACGCTCCAACTGGTGATGTGCTCCTGGATGAAGCTCTGAAACATATTAAAGAGACCCAGCCACCAGAGACTGTACAGAGCTGGATCGAGCTCCTTAGTG GCGAGACATGGAACCCGCTGAAGCTCCACTACCAGCTGCGGAACGTGCGTGAACGCCTCGCCAAGAACCTGGTGGAGAAGGGCGTTCTCACCACAGAGAAGCAAAACTTCTTGCTGTTCGACATGACGACACACCCGCTCACCAACAGCAACATCAAGCAGCGCCTCATCAAGAAGGTACAGGAAGCCGTGCTGGACAAGTGGGTGAACGACCCGCAGCGCATGGACAAGCGTCTACTGGCGCTCATCTTCCTGGCTCATTCGTCCGACGTGCTGGAAAACGCATTCGCGCCGCTGCTGGACGAGCAGTACGACCTGGCCATGAAGAGGGTGCGGCAGCTGCTCGACCTCGAGCCTGAGGGTGAGAGCATGAAGAGTAACGCCAACGAGCTGCTCTGGGCCGTTGTGGCTGCCTTCACCAAATGA
- the mtmr12 gene encoding myotubularin-related protein 12 isoform X1, which translates to MLNLGGGGAKSAKPSFVSYVTPEEIKSEKEPQKKERHPDLLPGEVVFCSASPILKHTQDDVSQRGIFGTLLCTNFRVSFISDETPLEEMTQHFRNKLYGDNDIPLMCVDLVYGVYDEKKKLITGGVLANKYPSKIIIHCKDLRVFQFCLTYTKEEDSKRIFRGIVHHCLEPKSLKCVFAFSYAHATCRAIHTAQKTVMFDSPDEWMQEMKRTKGNCRIVTKNENFELSTKLPKYFIIPAAVTDEDLDKFPGNGLPIWCWSHHSGCALFKSSSVPTSQEDGVVQAYMERMLQAVAQNHLYSVKTEDLSETLPTIQDIQQSYTKFKQFFLIDNSTDFWVSDVKWFSSLESSGWLDIIRQCLYKAVEVVECLEKENTNVLIMDEEGTDLCCIISSLVQIMLDPHYRTLTGFQGLVQKEWVAGCHAFLDRCNHLHQKDKECQSPVFLLFLECVWQLVQQHSTAFQFSETYLTVLSDSVHVPVFSTFLFNSAHQRESTMKAESQYSQRGPLTCPAVWDWSVQFDSKAQQLFFNPLYSEKLKQEKTLRKCPRGKQHQRQLSLPSSAFKTPPKKGFFKDEADSLKKLLRVKRLSRWMVSPESSVAGTTSEFYEAWQRRPPDPHGLLLPCLSGPAMRLWMQRCLRWIPDSQIVGGGSVAVTSKLAELLAQVQELRSELERRGCWDTQAESHRLQPGPIALTRASVRLSSSFPFASGRSWCSKPAIPTSLLHSLMVSDKLASQDDECSEVISFV; encoded by the exons ATGTTGAACTTGGGAGGCGGAGGAGCGAAAAGCGCCAAGCCGTCGTTCGTGTCTTATGTTACGCCCGAG GAAATAAAATCTGAGAAAGAACcacaaaagaaagagaggcatCCTGACTTGCTACCAG GGGAAGTTGTGTTCTGCAGTGCAAGCCCCattcttaaacacacacaggatgacGTCTCTCAGCGGGGAATCTTCGGCACGCTCCTCTGCACTAATTTTCGTGTCTCTTTTATCAGTGATGAGACACCGCTGGAGGAGATG ACCCAACACTTCAGGAATAAGCTCTATGGAGATAACGACATTCCTCTAATGTGTGTGGACCTTGTCTACGGAG TTTATGATGAGAAGAAAAAGTTGATAACTGGAGGCGTTCTGGCAAATAAATATCCATCAAAAATCATCATTCACTGTAAAGACCTGCGTGTCTTCCAGTTCTGCTTAACCTATACCAAAGAAGAGGATTCCAAAAGG atCTTTCGGGGTATTGTTCACCACTGCCTGGAGCCAAAGTCTCTGAAATGTGTCTTTGCTTTTTCATATGCTCATGCAACATGTCGAG CAATACATACAGCACAGAAGACTGTTATGTTCGATTCACCAGATGAATGGATGCAAGAAATGAAAAGGACCAAAGGCAACTGTAGAATAGTCACTAAAAATGAGAACTTTGAACTTTCCACAAA ATTACCAAAGTACTTCATCATTCCAGCAGCTGTCACTGATGAGGATTTAGATAAATTCCCAGGAAACGGGTTACCA ATTTGGTGCTGGTCCCACCATAGTGGCTGTGCTTTATTTAAATCCTCCTCTGTGCCCACAAGTCAGGAAGATGGGGTCGTACAGGCCTACATGGAGAG AATGCTTCAGGCTGTGGCTCAAAACCACCTTTATTCTGTTAAAACAGAGGATCTGTCAGAAACACTCCCCACCATTCAGGACATTCAGCAGTCTTATACCAAGTTCAAGCAATTTTTTCTCATTG ATAATTCCACTGATTTTTGGGTGTCAGATGTCAAGTGGTTCTCCTCTCTTGAAAGCTCAGGCTGGCTAGACATTATAAG ACAGTGTCTCTATAAAGCAGTGGAAGTGGTAGAGTGccttgaaaaagaaaacaccaaCGTCCTTATAATGG ACGAGGAAGGTACAGACCTGTGCTGCATTATTTCCAGCCTGGTTCAGATCATGTTGGATCCTCACTACAGGACACTGACAGGCTTTCAGGGCCTGGTGCAGAAAGAGTGGGTGGCTGGGTGCCATGCTTTCCTCGATCGATGTAATCACCTTCATCAGAAGGACAAGGAG TGTCAGTCCCCAGTCTTCCTGCTCttcctggagtgtgtgtggcagctaGTTCAACAACACAGCACAGCCTTCCAGTTTTCCGAGACGTACTTGACCGTCCTGTCCGACAGTGTGCATGTGCCAGTCTTCAGCACTTTCCTCTTTAATTCTGCCCATCAGAGGGAAAGCACAATGAAG GCAGAGTCGCAGTACTCACAAAGAGGCCCATTGACCTGCCCTGCAGTGTGGGACTGGTCGGTGCAGTTTGACTCCAAGGCCCAGCAGCTCTTCTTTAACCCTCTGTATAGCGAGAAGCTCAAGCAAGAGAAAACCTTACGCAAATGTCCTCGGGGAAAG CAGCACCAACGGCAGTTGTCATTGCCCAGCTCTGCATTTAAAACTCCTCCCAAGAAGGGTTTCTTCAAAGATGAGGCAGACAGCCTGAAGAAGCTGCTTCGTGTAAAGCGCCTCAGCCGCTGGATGGTGTCGCCTGAGAGCTCGGTGGCAGGGACCACTAGCGAGTTCTATGAGGCTTGGCAGCGTCGCCCACCGGATCCCCACGGCCTGCTGCTGCCGTGTCTGTCTGGACCAGCCATGCGTCTGTGGATGCAGCGCTGCCTCCGCTGGATCCCTGACAGCCAGATCGTGGGTGGAGGCTCCGTGGCTGTCACAAGCAAGCTTGCTGAGCTCCTGGCCCAAGTGCAGGAGCTCCGGAGTGAGCTAGAGCGCAGGGGATGTTGGGATACGCAGGCTGAAAGCCACCGCCTGCAGCCAGGGCCAATAGCGTTGACACGGGCCTCTGTGCGTCTGTCTTCCTCTTTCCCATTTGCTTCTGGTCGGAGCTGGTGCTCCAAGCCTGCCATACCCACAAGCCTTCTACATAGTCTGATGGTGAGCGATAAGCTTGCAAGCCAAGATGATGAATGCAGTGAAGTCATAAGCTTTGTTTAG
- the mtmr12 gene encoding myotubularin-related protein 12 isoform X2, with product MLNLGGGGAKSAKPSFVSYVTPEEIKSEKEPQKKERHPDLLPGEVVFCSASPILKHTQDDVSQRGIFGTLLCTNFRVSFISDETPLEEMTQHFRNKLYGDNDIPLMCVDLVYGVYDEKKKLITGGVLANKYPSKIIIHCKDLRVFQFCLTYTKEEDSKRIFRGIVHHCLEPKSLKCVFAFSYAHATCRAIHTAQKTVMFDSPDEWMQEMKRTKGNCRIVTKNENFELSTKLPKYFIIPAAVTDEDLDKFPGNGLPIWCWSHHSGCALFKSSSVPTSQEDGVVQAYMERMLQAVAQNHLYSVKTEDLSETLPTIQDIQQSYTKFKQFFLIDNSTDFWVSDVKWFSSLESSGWLDIIRQCLYKAVEVVECLEKENTNVLIMDEEGTDLCCIISSLVQIMLDPHYRTLTGFQGLVQKEWVAGCHAFLDRCNHLHQKDKECQSPVFLLFLECVWQLVQQHSTAFQFSETYLTVLSDSVHVPVFSTFLFNSAHQRESTMKAESQYSQRGPLTCPAVWDWSVQFDSKAQQLFFNPLYSEKLKQEKTLRKCPRGKHQRQLSLPSSAFKTPPKKGFFKDEADSLKKLLRVKRLSRWMVSPESSVAGTTSEFYEAWQRRPPDPHGLLLPCLSGPAMRLWMQRCLRWIPDSQIVGGGSVAVTSKLAELLAQVQELRSELERRGCWDTQAESHRLQPGPIALTRASVRLSSSFPFASGRSWCSKPAIPTSLLHSLMVSDKLASQDDECSEVISFV from the exons ATGTTGAACTTGGGAGGCGGAGGAGCGAAAAGCGCCAAGCCGTCGTTCGTGTCTTATGTTACGCCCGAG GAAATAAAATCTGAGAAAGAACcacaaaagaaagagaggcatCCTGACTTGCTACCAG GGGAAGTTGTGTTCTGCAGTGCAAGCCCCattcttaaacacacacaggatgacGTCTCTCAGCGGGGAATCTTCGGCACGCTCCTCTGCACTAATTTTCGTGTCTCTTTTATCAGTGATGAGACACCGCTGGAGGAGATG ACCCAACACTTCAGGAATAAGCTCTATGGAGATAACGACATTCCTCTAATGTGTGTGGACCTTGTCTACGGAG TTTATGATGAGAAGAAAAAGTTGATAACTGGAGGCGTTCTGGCAAATAAATATCCATCAAAAATCATCATTCACTGTAAAGACCTGCGTGTCTTCCAGTTCTGCTTAACCTATACCAAAGAAGAGGATTCCAAAAGG atCTTTCGGGGTATTGTTCACCACTGCCTGGAGCCAAAGTCTCTGAAATGTGTCTTTGCTTTTTCATATGCTCATGCAACATGTCGAG CAATACATACAGCACAGAAGACTGTTATGTTCGATTCACCAGATGAATGGATGCAAGAAATGAAAAGGACCAAAGGCAACTGTAGAATAGTCACTAAAAATGAGAACTTTGAACTTTCCACAAA ATTACCAAAGTACTTCATCATTCCAGCAGCTGTCACTGATGAGGATTTAGATAAATTCCCAGGAAACGGGTTACCA ATTTGGTGCTGGTCCCACCATAGTGGCTGTGCTTTATTTAAATCCTCCTCTGTGCCCACAAGTCAGGAAGATGGGGTCGTACAGGCCTACATGGAGAG AATGCTTCAGGCTGTGGCTCAAAACCACCTTTATTCTGTTAAAACAGAGGATCTGTCAGAAACACTCCCCACCATTCAGGACATTCAGCAGTCTTATACCAAGTTCAAGCAATTTTTTCTCATTG ATAATTCCACTGATTTTTGGGTGTCAGATGTCAAGTGGTTCTCCTCTCTTGAAAGCTCAGGCTGGCTAGACATTATAAG ACAGTGTCTCTATAAAGCAGTGGAAGTGGTAGAGTGccttgaaaaagaaaacaccaaCGTCCTTATAATGG ACGAGGAAGGTACAGACCTGTGCTGCATTATTTCCAGCCTGGTTCAGATCATGTTGGATCCTCACTACAGGACACTGACAGGCTTTCAGGGCCTGGTGCAGAAAGAGTGGGTGGCTGGGTGCCATGCTTTCCTCGATCGATGTAATCACCTTCATCAGAAGGACAAGGAG TGTCAGTCCCCAGTCTTCCTGCTCttcctggagtgtgtgtggcagctaGTTCAACAACACAGCACAGCCTTCCAGTTTTCCGAGACGTACTTGACCGTCCTGTCCGACAGTGTGCATGTGCCAGTCTTCAGCACTTTCCTCTTTAATTCTGCCCATCAGAGGGAAAGCACAATGAAG GCAGAGTCGCAGTACTCACAAAGAGGCCCATTGACCTGCCCTGCAGTGTGGGACTGGTCGGTGCAGTTTGACTCCAAGGCCCAGCAGCTCTTCTTTAACCCTCTGTATAGCGAGAAGCTCAAGCAAGAGAAAACCTTACGCAAATGTCCTCGGGGAAAG CACCAACGGCAGTTGTCATTGCCCAGCTCTGCATTTAAAACTCCTCCCAAGAAGGGTTTCTTCAAAGATGAGGCAGACAGCCTGAAGAAGCTGCTTCGTGTAAAGCGCCTCAGCCGCTGGATGGTGTCGCCTGAGAGCTCGGTGGCAGGGACCACTAGCGAGTTCTATGAGGCTTGGCAGCGTCGCCCACCGGATCCCCACGGCCTGCTGCTGCCGTGTCTGTCTGGACCAGCCATGCGTCTGTGGATGCAGCGCTGCCTCCGCTGGATCCCTGACAGCCAGATCGTGGGTGGAGGCTCCGTGGCTGTCACAAGCAAGCTTGCTGAGCTCCTGGCCCAAGTGCAGGAGCTCCGGAGTGAGCTAGAGCGCAGGGGATGTTGGGATACGCAGGCTGAAAGCCACCGCCTGCAGCCAGGGCCAATAGCGTTGACACGGGCCTCTGTGCGTCTGTCTTCCTCTTTCCCATTTGCTTCTGGTCGGAGCTGGTGCTCCAAGCCTGCCATACCCACAAGCCTTCTACATAGTCTGATGGTGAGCGATAAGCTTGCAAGCCAAGATGATGAATGCAGTGAAGTCATAAGCTTTGTTTAG